A genome region from Alkalimarinus coralli includes the following:
- a CDS encoding TerB family tellurite resistance protein: MNDEIIQLATGAFLVALYSFRRYNTPESNRYATTITRFNLVYLCYLTITLTVFLGLYLCVDNLNKLDPSLSKLIPGFPSISAALEGIPPAIGATLILTTMLPSIPWLSKFDKRILERMWDLGKIPAYMIVRIEKLKRSHITTTSPYQKEQLLKLADEWEYRREYLVFEPDSSVNYQWVKVSLLLLEIRKRNNSKYPRYNRYIEMHKSEYERLFFDMQSLTKKMSSYFQLMAEDLPGNTRSRKMQRNLFSTIEDRLDQIEKWVIEFLVLMINSSELSEKKRVEVTRQIGFDDGGESIKDITFFQILQLMVLIFGGYFGLSMLDNLVRDQSLLSTSTLFQTLIMATTYNIAVFAAIYMNRNFRKRFIVSDSFAFVTRFSAGVLSALGWVISVFALRTLQASINDSVTDIAGAMARTYPYAIQNFILGFSLAWLLELAHKPEPLTEAVRLSKFRVTCCLKLGAIMTLLSLPIVFMLYHAKDPGFRQSYIESLSWLMEIIKAGSIGLLIGYFIPYWYQLNKLNSPMQSLFSFLRYYHDNICKETRQLERGQLETILVKNALVVAQCDDHLHPLELKIIRQLIFHLDSSLDDFSGNIAEDILNKVMGTEDNVAEYEAPESSLKSLHYLPHLRQVIIYSLESVAWADGVVEHEEREVLHDICSGSMRHA; this comes from the coding sequence ATGAACGATGAAATCATACAACTTGCTACCGGCGCTTTTTTGGTCGCTTTATATTCATTTCGCCGATACAACACTCCTGAGTCAAACCGATACGCAACAACCATAACTCGCTTCAACCTTGTCTATCTTTGTTACCTGACGATTACGCTTACCGTATTTTTAGGTTTGTACCTCTGTGTTGATAATCTCAATAAATTAGATCCATCCCTTAGTAAACTGATTCCCGGCTTCCCTTCTATTTCAGCCGCACTCGAAGGCATCCCCCCGGCGATTGGCGCCACACTGATTCTAACGACAATGCTGCCGAGCATTCCATGGCTTTCTAAATTTGATAAGCGAATTCTTGAGCGTATGTGGGATCTGGGAAAAATACCTGCCTACATGATTGTTCGCATCGAAAAACTAAAGCGCTCCCACATCACAACGACCAGCCCATACCAAAAAGAGCAACTATTGAAGCTGGCTGATGAATGGGAGTATAGGCGCGAGTACTTGGTCTTTGAGCCGGACTCATCGGTCAATTATCAATGGGTTAAAGTTTCGCTGCTATTGCTAGAAATACGCAAACGCAACAACTCAAAATACCCTCGCTATAACCGCTATATCGAGATGCATAAGTCCGAATACGAACGGCTGTTCTTTGATATGCAAAGCCTGACCAAGAAGATGTCCAGCTATTTTCAGCTAATGGCGGAAGACCTGCCGGGCAATACCCGCTCAAGAAAAATGCAAAGGAACCTGTTTAGCACGATTGAAGATCGCCTCGACCAAATTGAAAAGTGGGTCATTGAGTTTTTGGTTCTGATGATTAACAGCTCAGAATTGAGCGAGAAGAAACGCGTCGAAGTCACAAGACAGATAGGCTTCGATGATGGCGGCGAGTCGATAAAAGACATCACGTTCTTTCAAATATTACAGCTTATGGTGTTGATTTTTGGTGGCTACTTTGGCCTGTCCATGCTTGATAATCTGGTAAGGGACCAAAGCCTATTATCAACATCAACCCTTTTTCAAACGCTGATAATGGCAACAACCTATAACATAGCCGTTTTTGCAGCGATTTACATGAATCGTAATTTTCGTAAACGATTTATTGTGAGTGACAGCTTTGCATTTGTTACTCGATTTTCTGCGGGGGTGCTGTCAGCACTTGGCTGGGTTATTTCAGTATTCGCGCTACGGACTCTACAGGCGTCTATCAATGACAGCGTGACCGACATAGCTGGCGCGATGGCAAGAACTTACCCATACGCCATTCAAAATTTCATACTAGGGTTTAGCTTAGCCTGGCTACTGGAGCTTGCCCATAAACCAGAACCATTAACTGAAGCCGTTCGACTCAGTAAATTCAGGGTCACGTGCTGCCTCAAGCTAGGCGCAATTATGACGCTGCTTTCGTTGCCTATCGTGTTTATGCTGTATCACGCCAAAGACCCCGGCTTCAGGCAGTCTTATATCGAATCGCTTAGCTGGCTGATGGAGATTATAAAAGCTGGCTCCATTGGCCTTCTGATAGGTTACTTTATCCCCTATTGGTATCAACTGAACAAATTGAACTCACCAATGCAGAGCCTGTTCAGTTTTCTTCGCTATTACCATGACAATATCTGCAAGGAAACCCGTCAATTGGAGCGAGGACAGTTAGAAACCATTCTGGTCAAAAACGCCCTGGTCGTTGCGCAGTGTGATGATCATCTACACCCGCTTGAGCTAAAAATCATTAGACAGCTTATCTTCCATCTGGACAGTTCACTAGACGATTTTTCAGGCAATATTGCTGAAGACATACTCAATAAAGTAATGGGCACAGAAGACAACGTTGCGGAATACGAGGCACCGGAAAGCAGCCTGAAAA
- a CDS encoding Imm49 family immunity protein: MKKADQEDIDYWIEGDLKTIRQSEDDYKSGWYKEQDISLQSVYSGTAMDYAGLGRARFLNGESPERFRYEFSTAGKCMLKCFKMAYDVTDPDYVGDTSPPPKAPSAGYGQVNWAAVMETNAIDGFNYALMGADFETARALAYWYQDSKDGKKMDAVVNRYTYAYKHALLNELQKGQRLLEKTLQEYAEKPPKTGGDMHYFTLSMTLYGILKRDEVVFNEGLALQLKFYKKSYIPAEDLWGTAEEFICDYAVALSNLALDAGLRVTVEHDLLPKGLLIGGLNKSQEEG, encoded by the coding sequence ATGAAAAAAGCAGATCAGGAAGATATTGATTATTGGATTGAGGGTGATTTAAAAACCATTCGACAGTCTGAAGATGATTACAAAAGCGGGTGGTACAAGGAGCAGGATATCTCCTTGCAGAGTGTTTATTCTGGTACAGCTATGGATTATGCCGGTTTAGGCCGCGCGCGTTTTTTAAATGGCGAATCTCCGGAAAGGTTCAGGTACGAATTCTCAACCGCTGGCAAGTGTATGCTTAAATGCTTCAAAATGGCTTATGACGTCACAGACCCGGATTATGTCGGTGATACATCCCCCCCCCCGAAAGCGCCCAGCGCAGGGTATGGACAGGTAAACTGGGCGGCGGTCATGGAGACCAATGCCATTGACGGTTTTAACTACGCCTTAATGGGGGCTGACTTTGAGACCGCCAGAGCACTGGCCTACTGGTATCAGGACAGTAAAGATGGCAAAAAAATGGATGCAGTGGTCAACCGGTACACCTATGCCTACAAGCATGCCTTGCTGAATGAGCTGCAAAAAGGCCAGCGATTGTTAGAGAAAACCCTTCAGGAGTATGCCGAAAAACCCCCAAAAACGGGAGGGGATATGCACTATTTTACCCTTAGCATGACCTTGTACGGTATACTGAAACGGGATGAGGTTGTATTTAATGAAGGCCTGGCATTACAACTGAAGTTCTATAAAAAATCATACATCCCCGCAGAGGATTTATGGGGAACAGCAGAAGAGTTTATCTGCGACTATGCCGTTGCCCTCTCCAATCTGGCGCTTGATGCCGGGTTACGGGTCACTGTTGAACACGACCTTTTACCGAAGGGGCTGTTAATCGGTGGGCTGAACAAATCACAGGAAGAAGGCTAA
- a CDS encoding PAAR domain-containing protein, protein MHQCPLVDGKTRHKGGPTATGSSNVFINGQPAARVGDMAVCNGPPDTIVQGSSTVFINGMPAATMGSVTAHGGIVIGGSGDVFIGDVTPVEPSPAAEASFIDTLVGGAKELLNQFLRENAAIHAEWMAGSGIIQYQDQATGEILSAEEVAYRYKTEGRDMIPLSNETEQAAAKSLRNLPQTPAVVSAITALGSRGKSLLRKPDQIILDIEQALLNSRSSSEALGKVGMEQAKKRQGITTDPRYIDRYHGPDDLALDKSGKLVEIEAKGNNRDSLAVAKNTNLERQSSEKKNKRRAKLMTKQKHKKVNQPSNRQGGPYVNSEIELWSEIIRSKGQKRHLSTHTNTETGRVRILERDSRGNVTDTLDDFNIESFDKVKQLVMEAFK, encoded by the coding sequence ATGCACCAGTGCCCCCTTGTCGATGGCAAAACCCGCCATAAGGGAGGCCCCACTGCCACCGGCTCATCAAACGTTTTCATTAATGGCCAACCTGCCGCTCGCGTAGGCGATATGGCTGTTTGCAATGGCCCGCCAGATACCATTGTCCAAGGTTCTTCAACCGTATTCATTAACGGCATGCCCGCCGCGACCATGGGGAGCGTAACCGCCCACGGTGGTATTGTTATCGGCGGTTCCGGTGATGTTTTTATTGGCGATGTCACGCCAGTGGAACCCTCACCTGCAGCTGAAGCGTCCTTTATTGATACACTGGTTGGCGGGGCCAAGGAGCTGCTTAATCAGTTTCTCAGAGAGAATGCGGCAATTCACGCGGAGTGGATGGCTGGCAGCGGCATTATTCAATATCAGGATCAGGCCACAGGCGAAATACTAAGCGCTGAGGAGGTTGCCTATCGCTATAAAACCGAAGGCCGGGATATGATTCCACTCAGCAATGAAACAGAGCAGGCAGCAGCAAAGAGCCTGCGCAACCTGCCGCAAACACCGGCGGTTGTATCTGCCATTACGGCGCTGGGTAGTCGGGGCAAATCACTGCTGCGCAAGCCTGATCAAATAATACTGGATATTGAGCAAGCCTTGCTAAACAGCCGCTCCAGCAGTGAGGCACTGGGCAAAGTAGGGATGGAGCAGGCCAAAAAACGTCAGGGTATCACCACAGACCCGCGCTATATTGACCGTTACCATGGGCCAGATGACCTTGCACTGGACAAAAGCGGTAAACTAGTTGAAATAGAAGCCAAAGGGAATAATAGAGACAGCCTGGCAGTCGCTAAAAACACCAATTTGGAAAGGCAAAGCTCGGAAAAGAAAAATAAACGCAGAGCTAAACTAATGACCAAACAAAAGCATAAAAAGGTCAATCAGCCATCCAATAGGCAAGGTGGCCCCTATGTCAATAGTGAAATTGAGCTCTGGAGTGAGATTATTCGTAGCAAAGGGCAAAAACGCCATTTGTCGACCCATACCAATACAGAGACCGGGCGGGTGCGAATACTGGAGCGGGACTCAAGAGGTAATGTCACAGATACTCTGGATGATTTTAATATAGAGAGCTTTGACAAAGTCAAACAACTGGTAATGGAGGCGTTTAAATAA
- a CDS encoding VOC family protein, with the protein MKFNHIGIPTKQKFDGEIDLPHLKMTVSDHENNPYGIQWQRYWDNAPYPELVKTVPHVAFVVDDLQKEIEGKNIIIQPNSPSKGLMVAFVEVNGAPIELMEYQEK; encoded by the coding sequence ATGAAATTTAACCATATAGGCATACCAACCAAACAGAAGTTCGATGGTGAGATAGACCTGCCTCACTTAAAAATGACTGTGTCCGACCATGAAAACAACCCGTACGGCATTCAGTGGCAGAGGTATTGGGACAACGCGCCATACCCTGAACTTGTTAAAACCGTTCCGCACGTTGCTTTTGTGGTCGATGACCTGCAAAAAGAAATAGAAGGGAAAAATATAATTATTCAACCCAACTCGCCAAGTAAAGGTTTAATGGTTGCATTTGTAGAGGTAAACGGTGCCCCTATAGAGTTGATGGAGTATCAGGAAAAGTAA
- the gloA gene encoding lactoylglutathione lyase, with amino-acid sequence MRVLHTMLRVGDLDRSIAFYTDVLGMQLIRKSENPEYKYTLAFVGYGDESQGAVIELTYNWGQSDYDLGNAYGHIALETDDIYATCDAIKAKGGQVTREPGPVKGGTTIIAFVKDPDGYSIELINKKDAGKGLG; translated from the coding sequence ATGAGAGTCCTTCATACGATGCTACGGGTCGGTGACTTAGACCGCTCAATCGCCTTTTATACCGACGTATTAGGCATGCAGCTAATACGCAAATCAGAAAATCCGGAATACAAATATACCCTGGCATTTGTGGGTTACGGTGATGAAAGCCAGGGTGCGGTGATTGAACTGACCTACAACTGGGGGCAAAGCGACTATGACCTAGGCAACGCATACGGCCATATCGCGCTGGAAACCGACGATATCTATGCCACCTGTGACGCTATTAAAGCCAAAGGCGGACAAGTCACCCGTGAGCCCGGCCCGGTAAAAGGCGGCACAACGATAATTGCCTTTGTTAAAGACCCTGATGGTTACAGCATTGAGCTGATCAATAAAAAAGATGCAGGCAAGGGACTGGGGTAG
- a CDS encoding nitrate reductase: protein MQKKAKQTTELKTAELKEVRTTCAYCGVGCGIKATVKDVENRIITVSGDEEHPSNYGRLCSKGTALADTLSLNERLLTPIYQGAQVGWDKAIQKTAEQFSAVIDQHGADAVAFYISGQLLTEDYYVANKLMKGFIGSSNIDTNSRLCMASPTTAQKRAFGTDTVPGCYDDFDHAELIILTGSNTAWCHPIIYQRIKKAKENNPALKIVVIDPRVTDTCAIADLHLPIHSGTDGFLFTGLLSALASNKQLNEEYIEQHVDGFTETLSAAHHKASEHSNVAKTCGIDEADLATFYQWFGEADNVITAYSQGINQSSSGTDKVNAIINVHLATGKIGRVGAGPFSLTGQPNAMGGREVGGLANQLAAHMDFSDDNVDRVSRFWRTDDVSSAPGLKAVDLFDAMADGKIKAVWIMATSPVDSLPNANKVKAALAKCEFVVVSDCMQHTDTTQYADMLLPALGWGEKDGTVTNSERRISRQRAILPAPGDAKPDWWIITQVARAMGFEASFQFQSAHDIFKEHAQLSAFENTLDANSKALKKRDFNLEQLANLSHQQYDELTPVQWPVTQAAPNGTSRMFEDGHFFTSTGRAQMVAINPKPPEAPLSKAYPLVLNTGRIRDQWHTMSRTSLAPQLNNHKAEPFVEIHPEDAKQYSITDGELVLTKTSYGEMIARAEVTDNQKQGNVFVPMHWTEQLSSKGRVGALVNPVTDPLSGQPESKHTPATILPYKPQWYGFLLSRRALEINGVQYVVKIRGQKFYRYELAAETMIDDLSIWARTLLCDNKKAETEWVEYSDIKQRKYRGARFLGEMLESCLFISPSLDLPTRGWLAELFNKSHVEVDERMAMLSGSPPAGREDCGKTVCACFGVGENTIKSAIADNGLTTVQGIGECINAGTNCGSCIPELEKILSSAT from the coding sequence ATGCAAAAAAAAGCCAAACAAACCACTGAGCTTAAAACAGCCGAGCTGAAAGAAGTCAGAACCACCTGCGCTTATTGCGGAGTGGGCTGCGGCATAAAAGCAACCGTTAAGGATGTTGAAAACCGCATCATTACCGTGAGCGGAGACGAGGAGCACCCATCTAACTATGGCCGTCTCTGTTCAAAAGGAACCGCACTGGCCGACACCCTCTCACTCAACGAACGGTTGCTCACGCCTATCTACCAAGGCGCTCAAGTAGGCTGGGATAAGGCAATCCAGAAAACTGCTGAACAATTTAGCGCAGTTATCGACCAACACGGGGCAGACGCTGTCGCTTTTTATATCTCGGGTCAATTGCTTACCGAAGATTACTATGTCGCTAATAAGTTGATGAAAGGATTTATTGGCAGCTCAAATATCGATACCAACTCCAGGCTGTGCATGGCCTCGCCAACCACGGCTCAAAAACGTGCTTTTGGCACCGATACGGTTCCCGGCTGTTATGATGATTTTGACCATGCAGAGCTCATTATTCTGACCGGCAGCAACACGGCCTGGTGCCACCCGATCATTTATCAGCGAATTAAAAAAGCCAAAGAAAATAACCCTGCATTAAAAATCGTCGTGATTGACCCCAGGGTCACCGACACCTGCGCAATAGCTGATTTGCACCTGCCCATTCATTCGGGCACCGATGGTTTTTTATTTACCGGTTTACTGTCTGCACTTGCCAGCAATAAGCAGTTAAACGAAGAGTATATAGAGCAACATGTCGATGGTTTTACAGAGACCCTGTCTGCTGCGCATCACAAGGCTTCAGAACATTCTAACGTTGCAAAAACCTGTGGCATTGATGAGGCCGATCTGGCAACGTTTTACCAGTGGTTTGGGGAAGCCGACAACGTCATCACTGCTTATTCTCAAGGTATCAACCAGTCAAGCTCAGGCACAGACAAGGTCAATGCCATTATTAACGTTCACCTTGCCACCGGTAAAATAGGCCGCGTAGGTGCTGGCCCGTTTTCGCTTACCGGGCAACCCAATGCCATGGGAGGGCGAGAAGTTGGTGGCTTGGCAAACCAGCTGGCCGCTCATATGGATTTCAGCGACGACAATGTTGACCGCGTATCACGCTTCTGGCGAACAGATGACGTATCTTCAGCTCCAGGGCTTAAAGCGGTAGACCTGTTTGATGCGATGGCCGATGGCAAAATAAAAGCGGTATGGATTATGGCCACCAGCCCGGTCGATAGCCTGCCTAATGCAAACAAAGTCAAAGCGGCATTAGCAAAGTGCGAGTTTGTTGTGGTGTCAGATTGCATGCAGCATACCGACACCACTCAGTATGCCGATATGCTGCTTCCCGCTCTGGGCTGGGGTGAAAAAGACGGCACGGTTACTAATTCTGAAAGACGCATTTCGCGGCAGCGCGCCATCCTCCCGGCCCCGGGCGACGCCAAGCCGGATTGGTGGATCATCACCCAGGTTGCCAGGGCAATGGGGTTCGAAGCGTCATTCCAGTTTCAATCAGCACACGACATTTTTAAAGAACACGCCCAACTGTCCGCATTTGAGAATACGCTTGATGCAAACAGTAAAGCGCTCAAGAAACGTGACTTTAATCTGGAACAGCTCGCTAACTTGAGCCACCAGCAATACGACGAGCTGACACCTGTTCAATGGCCCGTCACCCAGGCCGCGCCTAACGGCACCTCACGCATGTTTGAAGATGGTCACTTCTTTACCTCTACCGGTAGAGCACAAATGGTTGCCATCAATCCCAAACCACCGGAGGCACCGCTAAGCAAAGCATATCCTCTGGTGTTGAATACAGGCCGTATCAGAGACCAGTGGCACACCATGAGCCGTACTTCACTGGCCCCCCAGCTGAACAATCACAAAGCAGAACCGTTCGTAGAAATTCACCCGGAAGATGCTAAACAGTATTCGATCACCGATGGCGAGCTGGTGTTAACCAAAACGAGCTACGGTGAGATGATTGCCCGGGCCGAAGTAACCGATAACCAGAAACAGGGCAATGTATTCGTCCCGATGCACTGGACGGAACAGTTAAGCTCAAAAGGACGAGTCGGAGCCTTGGTCAACCCTGTAACCGACCCTCTATCCGGTCAGCCGGAAAGCAAACACACCCCCGCAACGATATTGCCTTACAAACCCCAGTGGTATGGTTTTTTACTCTCACGCCGCGCACTGGAGATCAACGGAGTTCAGTATGTGGTGAAAATTCGGGGTCAAAAGTTCTATCGTTATGAACTCGCCGCAGAAACGATGATCGATGATCTGTCTATCTGGGCCAGAACCCTACTCTGCGACAACAAAAAAGCAGAAACCGAATGGGTTGAGTACTCCGATATCAAACAACGTAAATATCGCGGTGCCCGCTTTTTGGGTGAGATGTTGGAGAGTTGCCTGTTTATATCCCCTAGCCTGGATCTGCCGACAAGAGGATGGCTGGCGGAGTTATTTAATAAAAGTCATGTTGAAGTTGATGAACGCATGGCCATGCTATCAGGTTCACCACCCGCTGGTAGAGAGGACTGCGGAAAAACAGTATGCGCCTGTTTCGGCGTTGGCGAAAACACCATTAAATCGGCAATAGCAGACAATGGGCTAACCACCGTACAGGGCATTGGTGAATGCATCAATGCTGGCACCAATTGCGGCTCTTGTATTCCTGAGCTTGAGAAGATATTGTCTAGCGCAACATAA